From the Chitinophaga lutea genome, the window TGCCAGACGTTTTCGCCCCGCAGCCGCGAAGAGCTGCTCAGGAAGCGATGCCGGTGGTAGGATAAAAACAGCCCGCCGCTCACTACGGCCAGCACGCCGGAGGTATGCGCCTCTTCCGCGGCGATATACATGGCGTAAGGCGTTACAAGGGTGAGGATGATATCCATATTAACATCCGTGGGCAGCCATTTATGTGCTTTCAGGAAAACAAGGCCTACCAGCAAGCCGATGCCCACTCCTCCTATAACCATCCAGCCGAAACTCAGCGCCGCCTCGTACCAGATGAACTGCCCGGTGGCTACCGCCACCATCGCGAACCGGAAAACGATCAGCGACGAAGCATCGTTCAGCAGGCTTTCCCCTTCCAGGATGGCCGACATTCTTTTGGGCACTTTGACGAACTTCAGGATGGCACTGGCACTCACCGCATCCGGCGGCGACACGATACCGCCCAGCACAAACCCCAATGCCAGCGAAAAACCGGGGATAAAGGAGTTAGCTACGAAAGCCACGGAAATGGCTGTAAGGAACACCACGATAAAGGCGAAGCTGCCGATTATACGGCGCCAGTGCCAGAGCTCTTTCCAGGAATTTGCCCAGGCCGCTTCGTACAACAGTGGCGGGAGGAAAATAATAAAAATCAGCTCCGGGTCGATTTTCAATACGGGAACACCGGGGATAAAACTTACCAGCAATCCTGCCAGCACCAATAATACGGGATAAGCTACCTTGATTTTATTGCCCAGCATGATCAGCAGCACGATCAGTACTATCACCGCCAAATAAAAAGGAAAATGTTCCAGCATATCAGACTTTAAAGTTTATCCGGCAAATCTACATCAATAAAAAGCCCGTTTATCTCCCCCGGAACAGGCTTCTGGACGCCGGCGCTTTTCCGACCTCTTTATACAGTATCACATTCGTAATACCGGCAGCCACTCTCCTCCCCGACACCTCGGTACCCGTGAAAGGCTCGTCCTTTTGGGTGGTTTCATAGTCGGATCGCATAAACGAAGTCCCGGCCCTTCCTGCGGCATCCAGGCCGGCACGATGCAGCACGTCGTCTTCGATGATGACGGCTGAGGACTTAAAATATTTTAACTGATTCAGCATTCCGGGCAAATAAAGTTAACGCGGTGCTGTGATTGTTTTGGAGAGATGTTACGACGTGTTGTGCAATGGCTCCACCGGTTCCACGCTAAAACCTTTGTTTTTCCTATTTTAAATATAAATTATTTTCTAAATAAATACAAAAAAGAAAAGAGCCAGTTACAAACAAACCCTTTTCTTATGTAGGTATAAGATAGTCTACAATGTTATCGCTTCGGTTGGGTGGCAACCGAAAACATTCCAGGAATAAAATGAAACATTTTACGGATCGTCAGACCCGCAGCGAGCCGCGGAACGCCCTGGAAGAATAATACGACGATGCGCCGTTGTGGTACACGAATACGTGGCCGTACCGGTAATCGCCGAAGAGGGCCCCGCCAAGTTTCCGGATGGCAGGCGGCGTAATGATCCAGCTCGACGTTTTTGCATCGAAATTCCCCAGTTGCTGCAACTCACGGTATTGTTCCTCCGTCAACACATCGATACCCATGGCATCCGCTATTTCCAGGGCGCTGTCGTGCGGCTTGTGTTCTTTCCGCGCGTCGAGCGCCGCTTTGTCGTAACATACGTTCCGGCGGCCTTTGGGGGTTTCGGGCGAACAATCGTAAAAGATGTATTCGCCTGCTTTTTTATCGAATCCCACCACATCCGGCTCACCTTCGGTCTCTTCCATCTGGTAAAGCGACCATAGTTTGGCGGGATGGGATTCCAGTTTGGCCTGTACTTTGGCCCATTCAATGCCTTTATGGCGTTGCATGTTTTTCTCAAAGCGGGTTTTCAGTGCTTTGAGGAGGTCTTCGCGCTGTTTGGCGGATAGTTCCTTTTTTGCGTTTTTCATATAAAACCAGTTAAATAAGGCTACTTCATGGAATAACCTAAAATAACAAAGGATTCTGACCTGCTCAAATTTCTTTCCTGGGCTCCTGTTTCCGGCGCGCTAGTGCGGTAATTTCTCGCGGAAATAGCCGTACATCCAGGTACCCGCCACCGCGCTCAGGAGCACCACCCCCACCACCAACGCTCCCGTGCCTATCTGTGCAAATAACGGTCCGGGACAGGCGCCTGTAAGCGCCCAGCCTGCGCCAAAAAGCAGCCCGCCATATACCTGGCCCCTGTTGAATTTTTTCGGATGGAAAGTGATTTCTTCGCCGTGGATGGTTTTGATATTAAACCGCCTGATGAGCCACACGGAGATCATGCCTACCAAAACTGCCGTTCCGATGACCCCATACATATGAAAACTCTGCAGCCGGAACATTTCCTGTATTCGGAACCAGCTGATGATTTCCGCTTTTATGAATACCACGCCGAAAACGATGCCCACTGCCAGATATTTGAAATTGTACCACCAGGGATGCCGTTGCACTGATTCATTAATGCAGATAGTATCCAGCGAACGCACTTCAAAGTCAGCATTGCCGGGTACTTGTTTGACAGGTTGTATTGTAGTTTGCATAGTTGTCCGAATGATCTATAGATTACAAATGAAGAATAAGCGGAAGAAGGAGATTGGCCGTAATGAAGCCACCTGCCATGAACATGACGGTCGCGACCAGGGAGGGCCATTGCAGATTACTAAGGCCCATAATGGCATGCCCTGAAGTACAACCTCCCGCATATCTTGAGCCAAAACCTACCAGAAATCCGCCACCCACCAGCAAGATCGATCCGCGCAGCGAAAAAAGGCCACTCCACGAAAACAATTCTGCAGGCAACAGGGAACCCTGACTGGTAATGCCATACCCGGCCAGTTCTTTGGCCAGTGCCGGATTCACGACCACCGGGTCAGGGTTTGGCAATAGCAGTGCGGTTATAACAGCCCCCGCCAATATGCCGCCCACAAAAAAGAAATTCCACATTTCTTTTTTCCAGTCGTAACGGAAAAACTTGATTCCGGCTGGAAAGCAGGCCGCACAGGCATGCCGCAGGTTCGCCGATATGCCGAAATGTTTGTTGCCCAGCAATAAAAGCGCCGGCACAATGAGCCCGATCAGGGCCCCTGCCACATACCATGGCCAGGGTTGTTGCAATATCTGAAGCATTGGTCTTTTTATGATTATTGATGAACGACGGGATTGCCCCCCTGCTGCCAAAGGTTCATCCCGCCTGAAAAATTCAGCACATTCGTATAGCCGTTCCGGGCAAGCAATGAGTAACCGATGGTGGCACGGTCACCTCCCTGGCAGTGGATCACAACCGTCTTGTCCCGGCTGATCTCGTCGAGATTATTGAGCATGGTTCCCAGAAATACATGATCTGCGCCGCTGATATGCCCGGCCCGGTATTCGGTAGCACCCCGCAGGTCCACCACCTGGATCCCGTTGTTCCGGTAAAGGGTTTTGAATTCATCCAGGGAAATGACCGGCACCTTGTTCAGTGCACCGCCTGTTGTTTCCCATGCTTTTACAGACGGGATATAGCCATGGATGTTGTCGAGCCCTATCCGCATCAGTTTGCGGGTAAGGTCGTCCAACTGTGCAGGCTCCGCCAGTAAAATGAAAGGAGTGGTATAGTCGAGGAACCAGCCGGCCCAGGTGTTGAAAGAATTATTCCCCTGGATATTGATGCTCCCCGGAATGTGGCCCGCTGCAAAGGCCGCTTTATCGCGTGTATCGATCAGTTTGTACCCTTTTTCGAGCGCCTCTTTCAGTGCTGCGGCATCCAATTCCTGAAGAATGGGCACTTCGGTCAGCAATGGCCTGTTCACTTTGTTGAGTTTCTTCATCATGGCGAAATATGCCGGCGGTTCCGGCTGATCTGCCAGCAGGTATTCCACGAATCCTGTTTCATCCTGCTCGAAACGAAACGCCCAGTTTCTCACCAGTTCATACCCCGTTGTTGTGGAAGGCACGGCGCCCAATGCTTTCCCACAGGCGGAACCGGCGCCATGGCCGGGCCATACCTGCACGAAGCCGGGCAGGGCGCTGAATTTTTTAAGCGAGCCAAATTGCTGCCGGGCGCCTGGTTCCTGCGTACCTGTTAATCCGGCTGCTTTTTCCAGCAGGTCGGGCCGTCCGATATCACCTACAAATACAAAGTCCCCGGTAAAGAGCATCACAGGAGCGTCGCTTGCCGGCAGGTCCGTCAGCAAAAAGCTGATGCTTTCGGGTGTATGACCCGGTGTGTGCAGTACGGCCAGTTCGAGATTCCCCACCCGGATGCGGCTGCCATCCCTAAGACCGATGTGGTCAAATTCGTATTGCCAGTCCGGTCCGCCTTCGTCAGAAAGATACATGCCTGCGCCAGTGAGGGCTGCCAATTCGCGCGATCCCGAGAGGAAGTCGGCATGAATATGGGTCTCCAGAATATGGGTGATTTTCATCTTCTGCTGCTGCGCAATCTCGAGGTAAGTGTCCACGTCCCTTTTGGGATCGATCACAGCGGCTACACCCGCTTTCTGGCAACCGATAAAATAACTGCCCTGTGCCAGGCTCTTATCATAAATGTGCTGAAAATACATAACATCTGTTTTGCTATTGACTACAAAGGTGCCGCCTCTTTTGCGGATTATCGGTGATGCAGGTCACATAGCAAAAAGATCCCCGTCAGGGCTTTATCCATTCGAATGAATTCCGGTGAATAATCACCCAGCCGTTTTTTTCCATCTTTTTCATCAGCCGGCTGATGACCTCCCGCGAGGAATTGAGGTCTGTGGCGATTTCCTGGTGCGTCAATTTGATATGCCGCCCCATTTTTTTCACCTGCCCGGTAATATAAAACTCCAGACGTTCGTCCATATTCCTGAACGCAATTGCATTGATCGTATTCAGCAATTCTTCGTAACGGGCGCGCCAGGTCCTGATCACAAAGTAATGCCAGCTTTTATACCTGCCCAGCCATTCATCCATGTATTGAAGCGGGATGGTCAGGACCGTCACATCGGTCATTGCTTTAGCCAGCACCTGACTGTTCTCCTGCCGGTACGTGCAAACCATCGAAACTGCGCAGGCTTCTCCGGGCTCTATGTCGTACATAAAAAACTCGTTGCCTTCCTCATCTTCCTGGTAGAGCTTAACAATGCCTTCCAGTATCAGCATGGTAGACCTGATGGCCTGGCCTTTACGCAGCATATGGGTGCCCGCCGGAATGGTCCGGATGTCGCCGTGCTGCGTCATTTCTTCGTACAGCCCTTCTTCGAGCCCGGGGAACAACTGGCGGAGGGAATAATGTTCTTGCATAGTTAAAATTACAAAATTAGGGCGGTCCGGGCATTGCTGTGTGACAATCATCACCGATACCGCCAACAATAGCCGCGACTTTTGCCTGAAAATGCACATTATGCACCTGTTGGGTTATATCGCTTCCTTATTGATCGGGATTTCGCTAGGGTTAATTGGCGGGGGCGGATCCATTCTCACTATGCCGGTGATGGTTTACCTGTTTGGCATTTCGCCGGTGACGGCTACTGCTTATTCATTGTTCGTGGTGGGTTCTACCAGCCTCGTCGGCGCAGCGCAGCAACACAAACAGGGAACAGTCAATATCAGGATGGCCCTGTTGTTCGCCGCAACTTCGGCAGGCATTGTTTTTCTAACCCGCAAATGGCTGGTCCCTGCCATACCGGAGCACATTGCAACTATCCGCGGGTTTGAGGTTACGGAAAACTGGCTCACGATGGTGTTGTTCGCCTTGCTGATGCTCGTCTCCGCAGTTTTTATGATGCGCCACCGGCCGGTTTCTCCAACACAAACAGCCACGCGCGGGTTCAGTCGTGGTAAAATGCTTCTCTTTGGCGCGGGTACCGGCCTGGTAACCGGTGTATTGGGCGCCGGAGGCGGTTTTCTCCTTATTCCCGCGCTCGTACTGATATTACATCTTCCCATGAAAGAGGCCGTAGGCACTTCCCTGCTGGTGATTGCACTGAACTCTCTCATTGGTTTTGCCGGTAATCTCCACGATACGGGAATAGACTGGCAGCTCCTGCTGATCGTCACTTCACTGGCCATTGCAGGTATTGTGCTGGGAGGTTATCTGACCCGTAAGATACCCGGGGGCAAACTGAAGAAGGTATTCAGTTGGTTTGTACTGGCGATGGGCTGCTATATCCTCGTCAGGGAACTCTCGAACGCGCTGTGATTGTTTCCTGACAGCCTGTAATGCCTGCCGCTCCTTTCCCGGCATAAAAAAAGCGCCCCGTTCGGTGCGCTTTTAAGCTATATAATACCACTCCCCTAGTTGCCTTTGTACGAATAACCTTTTTCACCGGATTGCCCTGCGTTAACCACAAGATTCTCCACACTGGTTTCTACCTTGCCGTTTATCTCGGCCTTGTAGCTGACCGTCATCGGCGCCCCGTCGAAATTCAGGTAATCTACATTCAGGGCCCCGAAGTCAAACGGCTTGACTGTCTCAATTACATATGTTTTGGTAGCACCGAGGAAGTTTTGCTCATCCAGCTTGGCAGCCGACTCATTTCCCAGTGCGGTACCGTTCAGCTTCCATATCGGCGAGCCCCATTGGCTGGCATCATGATTGCCTGCAGTTGCCTGAACATAGATATTATCGTTCGCATCGGCACCTGTTACCGTTATCGTGAACTTCATGGATATTTTAGTAGCGCTGGGCTTGGGATCGTCTTTACTGCCACAGCCGGTAGATACAAAACTTGCCATTGATACCAGGCACAGACCAAAAAAAATACGTTTTGCACTTTTCGTTTCCATTTTCTTCAATTATTGGTGATGAATAAAGCAAAGGTAGGCCGGTATGATACCGTTGACAATCCCGGGAAAGCGGGTTTTTCACCCTCCTAACTATAGGAGGTGTTCCTGCCCGCGTCTACATCCGCACCGCAGCCGTTTCATGACAACTTCACCGCGCTTCGCAGACAGCATCCTGCGCGGGTATAAGAAGAAAATTCATCACAATATCTACAACAAAAAGCGAAACAGCGGAGCTGTTGTTACTTCCGGGTGATTTTACCGGAGCGTCTTCATGAGTGCTGAAATCCTTTCCTGTCCGTAACCGGCATCCAGCCCTTTGCGGAAAAGCCGCTGGGCGAAGGTTGCGAAACCATCGTCCAGTTTGTTTTCCGCGGAGAGGCGCACAATCAGGTCGAAGGTTCCGGCACAGATGTCGAGCGAGCTTTGAGGGCTGTCGTACTTTTTCTGCTCGATGTCGTCACCCGTGTCTTTGATCATTTGTCCCAATACGGGCGCAATGTCGCGGATCATTGTGCCGAGATCCGTCACCCGCATGCCTTCCGACTCAATGATGCGGGCGCCGTTGAGGAATCCGATCATCATGCCGAACATACTGGAGAGCGCGGCGATGTCCCATGCCGAGGCAGCACCCGGAGCTTCGCCGAGGTAAATGAGGGTACCGCCAAGGATGCGCAGCGCCGCTTCCGCACCGGCCCAGGCTTGTGGGCTGCCGGAAAGGAAAATGGGCGTTTGTTCGGTGCCCATCTGCGAGGGGGTGGCCAGGATGGCGCCATCGAGATACCAGGCTCCCCGGGCGCTAAAAGCAGCGGCCATCAGACGCGCGTCCTGGGGGGTGCCCGTACTCAGTTGCACGATGGTTTTTCCTTCCAGGGAAACGCCTGCCAGCACTTGTTCTGTGGCCACATAGTCCAGCAAACATATCAGGATGATATCGTTCTCCGCTACTGCTTTGGCAATATCCGCAGTGTAGGTGGCGCCGATGGCTGTAAGCGGTTTGGCTTTCGCTTCGGAGCGGTTCCACACCGTCACTTTCTCACCTTTTTCCGTTAATAACCGGGCCAGTACTGCACCCATGGCCCCCAGTCCAATTGTGAGGATTCTTTGTTGCTGTGTATTTTTCATCGTTCGTTTTCTTTTGCTGCACAAAGTAACGGCAACCCCGAACGCATAACAATAAGGGAAAATTTCTTCGCATAGGGATAATTTTATCCTTGTCCGTTTACCGGCATCCATGTATTTTTGTCAACACGCAAAACGACGAAGATATGTATGAGAAAAAGATACCAAAAGACTTCAGCTGCGGCATATCCGTGCTGATGGAAATCATCGGCGGCAAGTGGAAGTCGTATTTGCTGTTCCTGA encodes:
- a CDS encoding YeeE/YedE family protein, whose translation is MLQILQQPWPWYVAGALIGLIVPALLLLGNKHFGISANLRHACAACFPAGIKFFRYDWKKEMWNFFFVGGILAGAVITALLLPNPDPVVVNPALAKELAGYGITSQGSLLPAELFSWSGLFSLRGSILLVGGGFLVGFGSRYAGGCTSGHAIMGLSNLQWPSLVATVMFMAGGFITANLLLPLILHL
- a CDS encoding DUF6691 family protein, yielding MQTTIQPVKQVPGNADFEVRSLDTICINESVQRHPWWYNFKYLAVGIVFGVVFIKAEIISWFRIQEMFRLQSFHMYGVIGTAVLVGMISVWLIRRFNIKTIHGEEITFHPKKFNRGQVYGGLLFGAGWALTGACPGPLFAQIGTGALVVGVVLLSAVAGTWMYGYFREKLPH
- a CDS encoding NAD(P)-dependent oxidoreductase gives rise to the protein MDAGKRTRIKLSLCEEIFPYCYAFGVAVTLCSKRKRTMKNTQQQRILTIGLGAMGAVLARLLTEKGEKVTVWNRSEAKAKPLTAIGATYTADIAKAVAENDIILICLLDYVATEQVLAGVSLEGKTIVQLSTGTPQDARLMAAAFSARGAWYLDGAILATPSQMGTEQTPIFLSGSPQAWAGAEAALRILGGTLIYLGEAPGAASAWDIAALSSMFGMMIGFLNGARIIESEGMRVTDLGTMIRDIAPVLGQMIKDTGDDIEQKKYDSPQSSLDICAGTFDLIVRLSAENKLDDGFATFAQRLFRKGLDAGYGQERISALMKTLR
- a CDS encoding sulfite exporter TauE/SafE family protein, with the protein product MHLLGYIASLLIGISLGLIGGGGSILTMPVMVYLFGISPVTATAYSLFVVGSTSLVGAAQQHKQGTVNIRMALLFAATSAGIVFLTRKWLVPAIPEHIATIRGFEVTENWLTMVLFALLMLVSAVFMMRHRPVSPTQTATRGFSRGKMLLFGAGTGLVTGVLGAGGGFLLIPALVLILHLPMKEAVGTSLLVIALNSLIGFAGNLHDTGIDWQLLLIVTSLAIAGIVLGGYLTRKIPGGKLKKVFSWFVLAMGCYILVRELSNAL
- a CDS encoding MBL fold metallo-hydrolase, which gives rise to MYFQHIYDKSLAQGSYFIGCQKAGVAAVIDPKRDVDTYLEIAQQQKMKITHILETHIHADFLSGSRELAALTGAGMYLSDEGGPDWQYEFDHIGLRDGSRIRVGNLELAVLHTPGHTPESISFLLTDLPASDAPVMLFTGDFVFVGDIGRPDLLEKAAGLTGTQEPGARQQFGSLKKFSALPGFVQVWPGHGAGSACGKALGAVPSTTTGYELVRNWAFRFEQDETGFVEYLLADQPEPPAYFAMMKKLNKVNRPLLTEVPILQELDAAALKEALEKGYKLIDTRDKAAFAAGHIPGSINIQGNNSFNTWAGWFLDYTTPFILLAEPAQLDDLTRKLMRIGLDNIHGYIPSVKAWETTGGALNKVPVISLDEFKTLYRNNGIQVVDLRGATEYRAGHISGADHVFLGTMLNNLDEISRDKTVVIHCQGGDRATIGYSLLARNGYTNVLNFSGGMNLWQQGGNPVVHQ
- a CDS encoding DUF4256 domain-containing protein produces the protein MKNAKKELSAKQREDLLKALKTRFEKNMQRHKGIEWAKVQAKLESHPAKLWSLYQMEETEGEPDVVGFDKKAGEYIFYDCSPETPKGRRNVCYDKAALDARKEHKPHDSALEIADAMGIDVLTEEQYRELQQLGNFDAKTSSWIITPPAIRKLGGALFGDYRYGHVFVYHNGASSYYSSRAFRGSLRV
- a CDS encoding Crp/Fnr family transcriptional regulator, which produces MQEHYSLRQLFPGLEEGLYEEMTQHGDIRTIPAGTHMLRKGQAIRSTMLILEGIVKLYQEDEEGNEFFMYDIEPGEACAVSMVCTYRQENSQVLAKAMTDVTVLTIPLQYMDEWLGRYKSWHYFVIRTWRARYEELLNTINAIAFRNMDERLEFYITGQVKKMGRHIKLTHQEIATDLNSSREVISRLMKKMEKNGWVIIHRNSFEWIKP
- a CDS encoding Na+/H+ antiporter, which encodes MLEHFPFYLAVIVLIVLLIMLGNKIKVAYPVLLVLAGLLVSFIPGVPVLKIDPELIFIIFLPPLLYEAAWANSWKELWHWRRIIGSFAFIVVFLTAISVAFVANSFIPGFSLALGFVLGGIVSPPDAVSASAILKFVKVPKRMSAILEGESLLNDASSLIVFRFAMVAVATGQFIWYEAALSFGWMVIGGVGIGLLVGLVFLKAHKWLPTDVNMDIILTLVTPYAMYIAAEEAHTSGVLAVVSGGLFLSYHRHRFLSSSSRLRGENVWQSFVFLLNGLVFMLIGLDLPEIVAGLKQEGISFYEATGYGVLITFVLIFGRMLAAFGAVIVTRIASYFITVADRNPGLRAPFVMGWTGMRGVVSLAAALSIPVVMDNGLPFPHRNLVLYITFVVILLTLVVQGLTLPVIIRKVKLPDFNDHLPEEETEKHIREELAKESLDYLHQHHPGELEHSYHLRKLAGHWKNQLVPDEPHRVPEHIQTIYINILDRQRTWLLQKNKNEQRIDEEIVRKFLHQIDLEEEKIKHG
- a CDS encoding Rossmann-fold NAD(P)-binding domain-containing protein codes for the protein MLNQLKYFKSSAVIIEDDVLHRAGLDAAGRAGTSFMRSDYETTQKDEPFTGTEVSGRRVAAGITNVILYKEVGKAPASRSLFRGR